In Bacillus sp. KH172YL63, one genomic interval encodes:
- a CDS encoding DinB family protein, which translates to MFTTVNDFVQEWKREAATTQKVLDALTDESLKQEVAPDMYSIGSVAWHITGSSYYFPAQLGIMFEAPDLRKDAPASAAEISETYKSVSDRLSEAVSEQVTDERMNEMVNLFGMDMPVQAVFRLLIQHQAHHRGQLTVLMRQAGVRVPGVYGPSKEEWEAMNAQKS; encoded by the coding sequence ATGTTCACAACCGTAAATGATTTCGTACAAGAATGGAAACGTGAAGCAGCCACAACCCAGAAAGTACTGGACGCACTCACCGATGAGTCGTTGAAGCAGGAAGTCGCTCCTGATATGTACAGCATCGGAAGCGTAGCCTGGCACATCACAGGTTCATCCTACTACTTCCCCGCTCAGCTCGGCATCATGTTCGAAGCACCGGACCTTCGCAAGGACGCTCCTGCTTCAGCTGCTGAAATCAGTGAAACATACAAATCTGTCAGCGACCGCCTTTCAGAAGCCGTTTCTGAGCAGGTAACGGATGAAAGAATGAACGAAATGGTGAACCTGTTCGGAATGGATATGCCGGTCCAGGCAGTCTTCCGCCTCTTGATCCAGCACCAGGCCCACCACCGTGGACAACTGACAGTCCTGATGAGACAGGCCGGAGTAAGAGTGCCTGGCGTATATGGCCCTAGTAAGGAAGAATGGGAAGCGATGAATGCCCAGAAGAGTTGA
- a CDS encoding TerD family protein: protein MSISLQKGQRIDLTKGNAGLSKLMVGLGWDPIKVKKSGFFGLGGGTPDIDCDASVLMLENDRFTENKNLIYFGNLKSNCGSINHTGDNLTGAGDGDDEQILVDLQKVPQHINKLVFVVNIYDCHRRKQDFGMIENAFIRVVNMNDKQELIKFNLTENYSGKTSLIVAEIYRHGNEWKFAAVGTGTNDGKVGDLVQKFA, encoded by the coding sequence ATGTCAATTTCTTTACAAAAAGGACAAAGGATTGATTTAACAAAAGGGAATGCCGGTTTATCCAAACTAATGGTTGGTCTTGGTTGGGATCCTATTAAAGTCAAGAAAAGCGGATTCTTCGGTTTAGGCGGTGGAACTCCGGATATTGATTGTGATGCATCTGTCCTAATGTTGGAGAATGATCGATTCACTGAGAATAAAAATCTGATTTATTTCGGCAACTTGAAAAGTAATTGCGGAAGTATCAATCATACCGGTGATAATCTGACCGGTGCTGGAGATGGGGATGATGAACAAATCCTTGTAGACCTTCAAAAAGTTCCTCAACATATTAATAAGCTTGTGTTTGTTGTAAATATCTATGATTGCCACAGACGTAAACAAGACTTTGGTATGATTGAAAATGCATTTATTCGCGTGGTGAATATGAATGATAAGCAAGAACTGATCAAGTTTAATTTAACAGAAAACTACTCAGGCAAGACAAGCTTGATTGTGGCAGAGATCTATAGACACGGAAACGAGTGGAAGTTTGCTGCAGTCGGAACAGGGACCAATGATGGGAAAGTAGGAGACCTCGTTCAAAAGTTTGCGTAA
- a CDS encoding dienelactone hydrolase family protein produces the protein MNDELFIERVYSMVGCQTHESLVILIHEIHGVNDHMHDITKRIRNLGVDVLCPNLYPSGTPEGESEEDHYKSYFQHIGIKKAKNTVIELVDENRKNYRNIYVIGFSVGATVAWLCSEHQYISGVICYYGSRIRDYVHINPTCPTHLFFSDVEKSFDVRHLSKEIEQKENDYISLHLFHAFHGFANPYSQTFCQNAFHQSFALLENVLNGQKMQK, from the coding sequence TTGAACGATGAACTTTTCATTGAAAGGGTGTATTCCATGGTTGGCTGCCAAACACATGAGAGCCTGGTGATTCTCATACATGAAATACATGGCGTTAATGATCACATGCATGATATAACCAAGAGAATAAGGAATTTAGGTGTAGATGTCTTGTGCCCGAATTTATATCCTTCTGGAACACCTGAGGGAGAAAGTGAAGAAGATCATTATAAGAGTTACTTTCAGCATATTGGAATTAAAAAAGCGAAAAATACCGTCATAGAGTTGGTCGACGAAAACAGAAAAAATTATAGAAACATTTATGTCATTGGTTTTAGTGTCGGTGCCACCGTTGCTTGGTTATGCAGTGAGCACCAGTATATTTCCGGGGTGATCTGTTATTATGGTTCGAGAATTAGAGATTATGTTCATATAAACCCAACCTGCCCCACACATCTATTCTTTTCTGATGTGGAAAAATCATTTGATGTACGCCATCTTTCAAAAGAAATTGAGCAAAAAGAGAATGACTATATCTCCCTTCATCTCTTTCATGCTTTCCATGGATTCGCAAATCCCTATTCACAAACGTTCTGCCAAAACGCCTTTCATCAATCATTTGCTCTATTAGAAAATGTATTAAATGGGCAAAAGATGCAAAAGTGA
- a CDS encoding TerC family protein produces the protein MEIIEQILSTYAMFFDFEMWGEVLTDPVAWGLIGSLVVIEGLLSADNALVLAILVKHLPEKQRKKALMYGLFGAYFFRFLFIGVGVYLVKFTFVKVIGAAYLAWIVIDFFRKKNSENDEEETKEFNKGSWLVRTIGVFWATVFTVEMVDITFSVDSILAAFAISDQVWVLLVGGMLGILMMRTVAGVFLRLIDKFPEFETTAFILIGLISAKMFASIFGFHLDHVVFFVILIVAFLATFVVHYINKARMVASEQTAASKEE, from the coding sequence TTGGAAATTATAGAACAAATACTTTCAACGTATGCGATGTTTTTTGACTTTGAGATGTGGGGAGAAGTGTTGACCGATCCTGTAGCATGGGGATTAATCGGCTCGCTTGTCGTCATTGAGGGGTTACTGTCCGCGGATAATGCCCTTGTCCTTGCAATATTAGTGAAACACTTGCCGGAAAAACAAAGGAAAAAAGCGTTGATGTACGGATTGTTTGGAGCCTATTTCTTCCGTTTCTTATTTATCGGAGTAGGTGTTTACTTAGTTAAATTTACATTTGTTAAGGTGATTGGGGCGGCATACCTTGCCTGGATCGTCATTGACTTCTTCCGCAAAAAGAACAGTGAGAATGATGAGGAAGAAACGAAGGAATTCAATAAAGGCAGCTGGTTGGTTCGTACAATAGGTGTTTTTTGGGCAACTGTATTTACTGTTGAAATGGTCGATATCACCTTCAGTGTGGACTCAATCCTGGCAGCGTTTGCCATTTCAGATCAGGTCTGGGTACTGCTTGTTGGCGGTATGCTAGGAATCCTTATGATGCGTACCGTTGCCGGTGTCTTCTTGAGATTAATCGATAAGTTTCCCGAGTTTGAAACCACAGCGTTCATTCTGATTGGATTGATTTCGGCGAAGATGTTTGCAAGTATCTTCGGATTCCATCTGGATCATGTCGTGTTCTTTGTCATATTGATTGTGGCATTTCTTGCTACATTCGTCGTTCATTATATTAACAAGGCTAGAATGGTTGCCAGCGAGCAAACAGCAGCTTCCAAAGAAGAATAA
- a CDS encoding TerD family protein, which translates to MAITLSKGQKVDLTKTNPGLSKVMVGLGWDTNKYDGGNDFDLDASIFLLDSNGKCSSEKDFVFYNQLIGGNGSVEHTGDNLTGEGDGDDEQVKVNLSAVPAAVEKISFVITIHDAEARNQNFGQVSNAFVRIVNEDNNEEIIRYDLGEDFSIETAIIVGELYRHNGEWKFSAIGSGYQGGLARIATDYGLSI; encoded by the coding sequence TTGGCAATCACATTATCAAAAGGTCAAAAAGTAGATTTAACAAAAACTAATCCTGGTCTATCCAAAGTAATGGTTGGTCTTGGTTGGGATACAAATAAGTACGATGGTGGAAATGACTTCGATTTGGATGCGAGTATTTTCTTGCTTGATTCAAACGGTAAATGTTCTTCTGAAAAGGACTTTGTTTTCTACAATCAGTTGATTGGTGGAAATGGTTCTGTTGAGCACACTGGTGATAACCTTACTGGTGAAGGGGATGGAGACGACGAGCAAGTGAAAGTCAACCTGAGTGCTGTTCCAGCAGCGGTTGAAAAAATTTCATTTGTCATCACGATCCATGATGCAGAGGCGCGCAACCAGAACTTCGGTCAAGTGTCTAATGCGTTTGTAAGAATCGTGAATGAGGATAACAATGAGGAAATCATCCGTTATGATTTGGGTGAGGATTTCTCGATTGAAACGGCAATTATTGTAGGTGAATTATATCGCCACAATGGAGAATGGAAGTTCTCTGCAATCGGTTCCGGATACCAGGGCGGCTTAGCACGAATCGCTACAGATTATGGTCTTTCAATCTAA
- a CDS encoding DUF3949 domain-containing protein, translating into MTLTIFLAVFGLYVLISLLILPIQYRFLVALKAEEEKNRLKGKKQGEMYDEMNAGELVLHENMQGNGLFFLANLLAAVIYRVRHR; encoded by the coding sequence ATGACATTGACAATATTCTTAGCTGTCTTCGGTTTGTATGTACTGATATCCCTCTTGATCTTACCAATCCAGTACCGCTTCTTGGTTGCATTGAAAGCGGAAGAAGAAAAGAACAGGTTGAAAGGGAAGAAGCAGGGTGAGATGTATGATGAGATGAATGCGGGCGAGTTGGTCCTTCATGAGAATATGCAGGGGAATGGGCTGTTCTTTTTGGCAAATTTGTTGGCTGCGGTTATTTATAGGGTGAGGCATCGGTGA
- a CDS encoding HpcH/HpaI aldolase/citrate lyase family protein translates to MRHFSYLSALQTAGVFYIKPADITKESPKDLLEYSLGATLYMPATRADISDLVIERKYPELCSMVLCLEDAIGDSEVAHAEKMVIHHLQSIYESLQNGRLSTTDLPLIFLRVRSPEQISTMSSALGEAISCLTGFVFPKFSLGNASSYLNHLIQAGKENGIHLYGMPIFETADLLEKETRYSHLSDIKKLLHQYKQYILNIRIGATDLCGLYGVRRNCHTTIYDISLVKDFMMDVMNYFGRDYTISGPVWEYFEHSSSRILKPELRQSPFKESYGEEGLRFRSQLLSEYHDGLIKETLLDLANGLNGKTVIHPDHIKIVESLNAVSKEDYLDALSITESANGNVGVKKSEYANKMNEIKPHYLWAQKVLRKSMIYGVYNENHNYIDLLSDTAQTSTVT, encoded by the coding sequence ATGAGGCATTTTAGTTATTTATCGGCTCTGCAGACTGCAGGGGTTTTTTATATTAAACCGGCGGACATTACGAAAGAGTCACCGAAAGACCTGCTGGAATACAGCTTGGGAGCCACATTATATATGCCGGCTACAAGGGCAGATATTTCAGATTTGGTCATCGAAAGGAAATACCCTGAATTATGTTCCATGGTCCTATGTCTCGAGGATGCCATTGGTGACAGTGAAGTAGCACATGCGGAAAAAATGGTGATCCACCATCTTCAATCGATTTATGAGTCTTTACAAAACGGAAGACTGTCTACAACAGATCTCCCCTTGATATTTCTTCGAGTACGATCACCTGAGCAAATCTCCACTATGAGCAGCGCCCTGGGAGAGGCGATCTCCTGTTTAACCGGGTTCGTATTTCCTAAGTTTTCACTTGGTAATGCTTCTTCCTATTTGAATCACTTGATTCAAGCTGGAAAGGAAAATGGGATTCATTTATACGGGATGCCGATCTTTGAAACAGCTGACCTCCTCGAAAAAGAGACCCGGTACAGTCATCTATCCGATATAAAGAAGCTACTTCATCAATATAAGCAGTACATACTGAATATTCGTATCGGTGCCACGGATCTTTGCGGGCTTTACGGAGTCAGACGCAACTGCCATACAACGATATATGATATTTCGCTCGTGAAAGATTTTATGATGGATGTGATGAACTATTTCGGAAGGGACTACACGATTTCCGGGCCTGTGTGGGAGTATTTTGAGCATTCCTCTTCAAGGATCTTGAAGCCTGAGTTGCGACAGTCTCCTTTTAAAGAATCTTACGGAGAAGAAGGATTACGGTTCAGGTCGCAGTTATTGAGTGAATATCATGATGGATTAATCAAGGAGACCTTGTTGGACCTGGCCAATGGATTGAATGGCAAAACGGTCATCCATCCGGATCACATCAAAATTGTGGAAAGTCTGAATGCCGTTTCGAAAGAGGATTATTTGGATGCACTGTCTATCACGGAGAGTGCAAATGGAAATGTTGGAGTGAAAAAGAGTGAATACGCCAACAAAATGAACGAAATCAAACCCCATTATTTATGGGCACAGAAGGTTTTGAGAAAATCAATGATTTATGGGGTGTACAATGAAAATCACAACTACATCGACTTATTGTCAGACACAGCACAAACTTCAACTGTTACCTAA
- a CDS encoding TerD family protein: MAIQLSKGQRIDLTKTNPGLIRAVIGLGWDTNKYQGGHDFDLDASAFLVDENDKCVNDQDFIFYNNLSHPSESVIHTGDNLTGEGDGDDEQLIVDFSKIPSYVHKIGITVTIHDADARRQNFGQVSNAFVRLVDDASDNELLRFDLGEDFSIETAVVVCELYRHGNEWKFSAIGSGFSGGLADLCRNYGLQV; encoded by the coding sequence ATGGCAATTCAGTTATCGAAAGGTCAACGAATTGATTTGACCAAAACGAATCCTGGATTGATAAGAGCAGTTATCGGTCTGGGATGGGATACTAATAAATATCAAGGCGGGCATGATTTCGACCTGGACGCGTCTGCTTTTCTGGTGGATGAGAATGATAAATGTGTAAATGATCAGGATTTTATTTTTTACAACAATTTATCCCACCCTTCTGAGTCTGTTATACATACAGGTGATAACCTGACAGGGGAGGGAGATGGTGACGATGAACAGTTAATCGTGGATTTCTCGAAGATTCCTTCGTATGTTCATAAGATTGGTATCACTGTCACCATCCATGATGCTGACGCGCGCCGTCAGAACTTTGGACAAGTGTCCAATGCATTCGTTCGTTTGGTGGATGATGCATCTGATAATGAACTGCTCCGTTTTGATTTAGGGGAAGATTTCTCGATTGAAACAGCAGTGGTCGTTTGTGAACTATACAGACACGGGAATGAATGGAAGTTTAGTGCAATTGGCAGTGGCTTTTCTGGTGGATTGGCAGACTTATGCCGAAATTATGGTTTGCAGGTTTAA